A section of the Oryza sativa Japonica Group chromosome 1, ASM3414082v1 genome encodes:
- the LOC4326336 gene encoding putative receptor protein kinase ZmPK1, giving the protein MAKFLYLIILSFFLSLLVFCTSASPRLTLHTGSSFSVEDYKHTFLTSPNSTFSCGFYPIGTNAFTFSIWLTNTAGKTVVWSANRRSPVNGHGSKVLLHDDGYLVLIDVNGSTVWTSTMSAGEGSTAALLESGNLVVRDSSGTILWESFTSPTDTLLPAQQLTKDTRLVSGYHSLYFDNDNSLRLVYNGPEFSSIYWPNDDYTMFRDGIKVKNNSRLAVLDDKGGFFSSDALTVQASDFGLGIKRRLTLDYDGNLRIYSLDASDGSWTVTWQAIVEMHYVHGMCGKNGICEYLPELRCSCPPGFEMVDPQNWSKGCRPTFSYNCGKERYKFIEIPQTDFYDFDLGFNQSISFEECQNICLSTCSCIAFSYRLTGTGVCYPKGLLFNGYKSPAFPGTLYLKVPYSTNLQASSTQSALTCSPGSQEIATPSDHPRWLYFYIFPGVFGALELIFILTAWWFLSIRNDIQNSAEGGYMMIRNQFRGFTYQELKEATGKFREELGRGSSGIVYRGVLKDKRVIAVKKLIDVTRGEVEFQAEMSVIGKINHMNLVRIWGFCSEGKHKLLVYEYVENESLDRYLFNTMGTERLLVWKDRFNIALGAARALAYLHHDCLEWVFHCDVKPENILLTRDFEAKIADFGLSKLYKREGSSFNFSQMRGTMGYMAPEWATNLPINAKVDVYSYGVVLLEIVAGQRISSHTTREGKVTKLKQFIENVKEALATGDTKCIVDGRLHGQFNSEQAMVMLIVAVSCLEEERSKRPTMHEVVKSLLDCEE; this is encoded by the coding sequence atggcAAAGTTTCTCTATCTGATCATCCTTtcattcttcctctctcttttggTGTTCTGCACTTCTGCTTCACCCCGGCTGACATTGCACACCGGCTCATCTTTCTCGGTGGAAGATTACAAGCATACATTCCTCACATCACCGAATTCCACCTTCTCATGCGGCTTCTACCCAATTGGGACAAACGCCTTCACCTTCTCCATCTGGCTCACCAACACGGCGGGCAAAACAGTCGTCTGGTCTGCGAATCGCCGGTCACCAGTGAATGGGCATGGATCGAAGGTGTTGCTGCATGATGATGGCTACCTGGTCCTGATCGATGTCAATGGTTCCACGGTCTGGACGAGCACCATGAGTGCAGGCGAGGGGTCGACGGCTGCGCTGCTGGAGAGTGGAAACCTTGTGGTCAGAGATTCAAGCGGCACAATCTTGTGGGAAAGCTTCACTTCCCCAACGGATACCTTGCTACCTGCACAGCAATTGACCAAAGACACGAGGTTAGTATCTGGATACCATAGCCTTTACTTCGACAACGACAATAGCCTTCGTCTTGTATACAACGGACCTGAGTTCTCAAGCATCTACTGGCCAAATGATGATTACACCATGTTCCGGGATGGCATCAAAGTCAAGAACAACTCCAGGCTTGCAGTCCTCGATGACAAAGGCGGTTTCTTCTCAAGTGATGCTCTTACAGTACAGGCTTCTGATTTTGGTCTCGGGATCAAGAGAAGACTGACTCTTGACTATGATGGCAACCTCCGTATATACAGCCTTGACGCATCAGATGGGAGTTGGACAGTCACATGGCAAGCCATAGTGGAGATGCATTATGTGCACGGCATGTGTGGAAAGAATGGGATTTGTGAGTACTTACCAGAACTTCGTTGTTCGTGTCCTCCTGGATTCGAGATGGTTGATCCACAGAATTGGAGCAAGGGTTGTAGACCGACATTTAGCTATAATTGTGGGAAAGAGAGGTACAAGTTCATTGAGATTCCCCAAACTGATTTCTATGACTTTGATCTTGGCTTTAACCAGTCCATCTCATTTGAAGAGTGCCAAAATATCTGCTTGAGCACGTGCTCTTGCATTGCTTTCTCTTACCGGCTAACTGGAACTGGTGTTTGTTACCCTAAAGGCCTCCTGTTCAATGGTTACAAGTCTCCTGCATTCCCAGGAACTTTATATCTTAAAGTGCCCTACAGCACAAATTTACAGGCCTCATCAACACAATCAGCTCTCACATGCTCCCCTGGCAGTCAGGAGATTGCAACACCTTCAGATCACCCAAGATGgctatatttctatatattcccTGGAGTATTCGGAGCCTTGGAACTAATTTTCATTCTAACAGCTTGGTGGTTTCTTTCCATAAGGAATGACATTCAGAATTCAGCAGAGGGAGGTTACATGAtgataagaaatcaattcaggGGGTTTACTTACCAAGAGCTGAAGGAAGCAACAGGAAAATTCAGGGAAGAGCTTGGAAGAGGTAGTTCTGGAATCGTATACAGAGGAGTACTCAAAGATAAGAGGGTCATTGCAGTGAAGAAGCTCATCGATGTCACACGAGGCGAAGTTGAATTCCAGGCAGAAATGAGTGTTATCGGTAAGATAAACCACATGAATTTGGTCAGGATATGGGGCTTCTGCTCAGAAGGAAAACATAAGCTACTGGTTTATGAATATGTGGAGAATGAGTCACTGGACAGGTATCTGTTCAATACCATGGGTACTGAAAGATTGCTCGTGTGGAAAGATCGTTTCAATATTGCCTTGGGAGCAGCAAGGGCACTGGCTTATCTCCACCATGACTGTCTTGAGTGGGTTTTCCATTGTGATGTGAAGCCTGAGAACATACTCTTGACCCGAGATTTCGAAGCCAAGATAGCAGACTTCGGACTATCAAAATTGTATAAGAGAGAGGGCTCCAGCTTCAACTTCTCACAAATGCGAGGAACAATGGGCTACATGGCTCCGGAGTGGGCAACTAATTTGCCAATCAATGCAAAGGTAGATGTCTACAGCTATGGAGTGGTGCTTCTGGAAATTGTGGCTGGACAGAGAATTTCAAGTCATACAACCAGGGAAGGGAAAGTTAccaagttaaagcaatttatcGAGAATGTAAAGGAAGCTCTTGCTACTGGGGATACTAAGTGCATAGTGGATGGTAGGCTACATGGGCAATTTAATTCTGAGCAGGCAATGGTTATGTTGATAGTTGCTGTATCATGTCTTGAAGAAGAAAGAAGCAAGAGGCCGACCATGCATGAAGTTGTCAAAAGTCTCCTGGATTGTGAAGAGTAA
- the LOC4325895 gene encoding auxin response factor 2 isoform X1: MVGIDLNTVEEEEDEEEGGATGTVTAPAEARAGGAVCLELWHACAGPVAPLPRKGSAVVYLPQGHLEHLGAAPGSGPGAAVPPHVFCRVVDVSLHADAATDEVYAQVSLVADNEEVERRMREGEDGAACDGEGEDAVKRPARIPHMFCKTLTASDTSTHGGFSVPRRAAEDCFPPLDYSLQRPFQELVAKDLHGTEWRFRHIYRGQPRRHLLTTGWSGFINKKKLVSGDAVLFLRGEDGELRLGVRRAAQLKNASPFPALHNQISNTSSLSEVAHAVAVKSIFHIYYNPRLSQSEFIIPYWKFMRSFSQPFSVGMRFKLRYESEDASERRRTGIIIGSREADPMWHGSKWKCLVVKWDDDVECRRPNGVSPWEIELSGSVSGSHLSTPHSKRLKSCFPQVNPDIVLPNGSVSSDFAESARFHKVLQGQELLGLKTRDGTVNTASQATEARNFQYTDERSCSINMSNNILGVPRLGVKTPSGNPGFSYHCSGFGESQRFQEVLQGQEVFRPYRGGTLSDACIRGSGFRQPDGNHAPGAAFKWLAPQGCDHHGITTSVLPQASSPSSVLMFPQTSSKMPGLEYIYGCLDRNENSRHFKIGPTQDMTRTDQTLRLWPHLISGKVLDECTRNEKLHSPVSGAEHESNNKCLNTNGCKIFGISLTEKAQAGDEVDCGNASYHSRLQSLKPQMPKSLGSSCATVHEQRPVVGRVVDISAVNTMI, encoded by the exons ATGGTGGGCATCGACCTCAAcaccgtggaggaggaggaagacgaggaggagggcggcgccaccGGCACCGTCACGGCGCctgcggaggcgagggcgggGGGCGCGGTGTGCCTGGAGCTGTGGCACGCCTGCGCTGGCCCcgtggcgccgctgccgcggaaGGGCAGCGCCGTCGTGTACCTGCCGCAGGGCCACCTCGAGCACCTCGGGGCCGCGCCCGGCTCCGGCCCCGGCGCCGCGGTGCCGCCGCACGTGTTCTGCCGCGTCGTCGACGTCAGCCTCCAC GCGGACGCCGCGACGGACGAGGTGTACGCGCAGGTCTCGTTGGTCGCCGACAACGAG GAAGTGGAGAGGCGGATGCGGGAGGGAGAGGACGGCGCGGCctgcgacggcgagggcgaggacgcCGTGAAGCGGCCGGCCCGGATTCCCCACATGTTCTGCAAGACGCTCACGGCCTCCGACACCAGCACGCACGGCGGCTTCTCcgtgcctcgccgcgccgccgaggacTGCTTCCCGCCGCTG GACTACAGCCTGCAGAGGCCATTCCAGGAGCTCGTGGCAAAGGATCTGCACGGCACGGAATGGAGGTTCAGACATATCTATCGAG GCCAACCACGGAGGCACCTTTTAACCACTGGATGGAGCGGGTTTATCAACAAGAAGAAGCTAGTATCTGGGGATGCAGTGCTATTCCTCAG AGGTGAAGATGGAGAGCTTCGATTGGGAGTGCGCCGAGCTGCTCAGCTAAAAAATGCATCTCCTTTTCCTGCACTTCATAACCAGATCTCAAATACTAGTAGTCTTAGTGAAGTTGCACATGCTGTGGCCGTGAAAAGTATTTTTCACATCTACTACAATCCCAG GTTAAGTCAGTCTGAGTTCATTATACCATATTGGAAGTTTATGAGAAGCTTCAGTCAACCCTTTTCTGTTGGAATGCGATTCAAATTGAGATATGAGAGTGAGGATGCTTCTGAAAGAAG GCGTACTGGAATAATAATTGGAAGCAGAGAGGCAGATCCAATGTGGCATGGTTCGAAGTGGAAATGTTTAGTG GTGAAATgggatgatgatgtggagtgCCGTCGGCCTAATGGGGTATCTCCTTGGGAGATTGAGCTTAGTGGATCAGTTTCAGGATCTCATCTGTCCACTCCCCATTCAAAACGGCTGAAATCATGCTTCCCCCAAGTTAATCCAGATATTGTGCTTCCAA ATGGAAGTGTTTCTTCAGATTTTGCGGAGTCTGCCAGATTCCACAAGGTCTTGCAAGGTCAAGAATTGTTGGGTTTAAAAACTCGTGATGGTACTGTTAATACAGCTTCTCAGGCGACTGAGGCAAGAAATTTTCAGTACACTGATGAACGAAGTTGCTCTATCAACATGAGTAACAATATCTTAGGGGTTCCGAGACTTGGGGTGAAAACTCCAAGTGGAAACCCTGGGTTTTCCTACCATTGCTCAGGCTTTGGGGAATCTCAAAGATTCCAAGAGGTCTTGCAAGGTCAAGAAGTGTTTCGTCCTTACCGAGGAGGGACTTTGTCCGATGCCTGTATAAGAGGTTCTGGCTTCCGTCAACCTGATGGCAACCATGCACCTGGTGCAGCATTTAAATGGCTTGCACCACAAGGATGTGATCATCATGGGATAACCACATCAGTTCTGCCGCAAGCATCCTCTCCATCATCTGTCTTAATGTTTCCACAAACTAGTTCAAAGATGCCTGGCCTTGAATACATATACGGATGCCTGGATAGAAATGAGAATAGCCGACATTTTAAGATTGGACCTACACAAGATATGACAAGAACTGATCAAACATTACGACTCTGGCCTCATCTTATTTCAGGCAAAGTGCTAGATGAGTGTACGAGAAATGAGAAGCTGCACTCTCCAGTCAGTGGTGCTGAGCATGAATCAAATAACAAGTGTCTTAATACAAATGGCTGCAAAATCTTTGGTATATCATTGACTGAAAAGGCCCAAGCAGGCGATGAAGTGGATTGTGGCAATGCCAGTTATCATTCTCGGCTCCAGTCTTTAAAACCACAGATGCCAAAATCATTGGGCAGCAGTTGTGCCACG GTCCATGAACAAAGGCCTGTTGTTGGCAGGGTCGTTGATATTTCAGCAGTGAATACGATGATCTGA
- the LOC4325895 gene encoding auxin response factor 2: MVGIDLNTVEEEEDEEEGGATGTVTAPAEARAGGAVCLELWHACAGPVAPLPRKGSAVVYLPQGHLEHLGAAPGSGPGAAVPPHVFCRVVDVSLHADAATDEVYAQVSLVADNEEVERRMREGEDGAACDGEGEDAVKRPARIPHMFCKTLTASDTSTHGGFSVPRRAAEDCFPPLDYSLQRPFQELVAKDLHGTEWRFRHIYRGQPRRHLLTTGWSGFINKKKLVSGDAVLFLRGEDGELRLGVRRAAQLKNASPFPALHNQISNTSSLSEVAHAVAVKSIFHIYYNPSCTHRLSQSEFIIPYWKFMRSFSQPFSVGMRFKLRYESEDASERRRTGIIIGSREADPMWHGSKWKCLVVKWDDDVECRRPNGVSPWEIELSGSVSGSHLSTPHSKRLKSCFPQVNPDIVLPNGSVSSDFAESARFHKVLQGQELLGLKTRDGTVNTASQATEARNFQYTDERSCSINMSNNILGVPRLGVKTPSGNPGFSYHCSGFGESQRFQEVLQGQEVFRPYRGGTLSDACIRGSGFRQPDGNHAPGAAFKWLAPQGCDHHGITTSVLPQASSPSSVLMFPQTSSKMPGLEYIYGCLDRNENSRHFKIGPTQDMTRTDQTLRLWPHLISGKVLDECTRNEKLHSPVSGAEHESNNKCLNTNGCKIFGISLTEKAQAGDEVDCGNASYHSRLQSLKPQMPKSLGSSCATVHEQRPVVGRVVDISAVNTMI, translated from the exons ATGGTGGGCATCGACCTCAAcaccgtggaggaggaggaagacgaggaggagggcggcgccaccGGCACCGTCACGGCGCctgcggaggcgagggcgggGGGCGCGGTGTGCCTGGAGCTGTGGCACGCCTGCGCTGGCCCcgtggcgccgctgccgcggaaGGGCAGCGCCGTCGTGTACCTGCCGCAGGGCCACCTCGAGCACCTCGGGGCCGCGCCCGGCTCCGGCCCCGGCGCCGCGGTGCCGCCGCACGTGTTCTGCCGCGTCGTCGACGTCAGCCTCCAC GCGGACGCCGCGACGGACGAGGTGTACGCGCAGGTCTCGTTGGTCGCCGACAACGAG GAAGTGGAGAGGCGGATGCGGGAGGGAGAGGACGGCGCGGCctgcgacggcgagggcgaggacgcCGTGAAGCGGCCGGCCCGGATTCCCCACATGTTCTGCAAGACGCTCACGGCCTCCGACACCAGCACGCACGGCGGCTTCTCcgtgcctcgccgcgccgccgaggacTGCTTCCCGCCGCTG GACTACAGCCTGCAGAGGCCATTCCAGGAGCTCGTGGCAAAGGATCTGCACGGCACGGAATGGAGGTTCAGACATATCTATCGAG GCCAACCACGGAGGCACCTTTTAACCACTGGATGGAGCGGGTTTATCAACAAGAAGAAGCTAGTATCTGGGGATGCAGTGCTATTCCTCAG AGGTGAAGATGGAGAGCTTCGATTGGGAGTGCGCCGAGCTGCTCAGCTAAAAAATGCATCTCCTTTTCCTGCACTTCATAACCAGATCTCAAATACTAGTAGTCTTAGTGAAGTTGCACATGCTGTGGCCGTGAAAAGTATTTTTCACATCTACTACAATCCCAG TTGTACTCACAGGTTAAGTCAGTCTGAGTTCATTATACCATATTGGAAGTTTATGAGAAGCTTCAGTCAACCCTTTTCTGTTGGAATGCGATTCAAATTGAGATATGAGAGTGAGGATGCTTCTGAAAGAAG GCGTACTGGAATAATAATTGGAAGCAGAGAGGCAGATCCAATGTGGCATGGTTCGAAGTGGAAATGTTTAGTG GTGAAATgggatgatgatgtggagtgCCGTCGGCCTAATGGGGTATCTCCTTGGGAGATTGAGCTTAGTGGATCAGTTTCAGGATCTCATCTGTCCACTCCCCATTCAAAACGGCTGAAATCATGCTTCCCCCAAGTTAATCCAGATATTGTGCTTCCAA ATGGAAGTGTTTCTTCAGATTTTGCGGAGTCTGCCAGATTCCACAAGGTCTTGCAAGGTCAAGAATTGTTGGGTTTAAAAACTCGTGATGGTACTGTTAATACAGCTTCTCAGGCGACTGAGGCAAGAAATTTTCAGTACACTGATGAACGAAGTTGCTCTATCAACATGAGTAACAATATCTTAGGGGTTCCGAGACTTGGGGTGAAAACTCCAAGTGGAAACCCTGGGTTTTCCTACCATTGCTCAGGCTTTGGGGAATCTCAAAGATTCCAAGAGGTCTTGCAAGGTCAAGAAGTGTTTCGTCCTTACCGAGGAGGGACTTTGTCCGATGCCTGTATAAGAGGTTCTGGCTTCCGTCAACCTGATGGCAACCATGCACCTGGTGCAGCATTTAAATGGCTTGCACCACAAGGATGTGATCATCATGGGATAACCACATCAGTTCTGCCGCAAGCATCCTCTCCATCATCTGTCTTAATGTTTCCACAAACTAGTTCAAAGATGCCTGGCCTTGAATACATATACGGATGCCTGGATAGAAATGAGAATAGCCGACATTTTAAGATTGGACCTACACAAGATATGACAAGAACTGATCAAACATTACGACTCTGGCCTCATCTTATTTCAGGCAAAGTGCTAGATGAGTGTACGAGAAATGAGAAGCTGCACTCTCCAGTCAGTGGTGCTGAGCATGAATCAAATAACAAGTGTCTTAATACAAATGGCTGCAAAATCTTTGGTATATCATTGACTGAAAAGGCCCAAGCAGGCGATGAAGTGGATTGTGGCAATGCCAGTTATCATTCTCGGCTCCAGTCTTTAAAACCACAGATGCCAAAATCATTGGGCAGCAGTTGTGCCACG GTCCATGAACAAAGGCCTGTTGTTGGCAGGGTCGTTGATATTTCAGCAGTGAATACGATGATCTGA